The genome window TGAAAGAATCGATCGTTTCTTCCTTTCGAACAAATCCACTTTCCTTTTTCGGAAAATATTGTTTTGTGCCATTAACAAATTCTTTGTCCTTCCAATATTCAACAAATGTCTCTAGGAAATGATAAAACGCTTGATAATCGGGATGACAGCCATAGTATGGGGGGTCAAAATAAACCAAATCAATATTTTTTAATTTAGGAATTAGTTGAATTGTATCTTCGCAGTAAACCTCATTTTCCTTTCCATTATCGAAAACAGCATTGTTATATTCTGGTAAAAGTTCAAAAAATAGGTCTTTAATCGGGCGTGCAATAGTTGGGTTTCTTTTTACGCGTAATGGATCTTTGCTGTACCGCAAAGCACTCAAATGAGCGAAATGGCCGAGTAAAACTTTTCTTGTCAGGGCGCGATTCATGACCGTGAGAGCAAGAGATTTTTTATACTCGTTATCGAGTAAATTCACATTGGCTCGGAAGTTATCTAGAAATCGCGCCTGATCTCGCTCGAAAAAAACATCTGTAAAAACATCTTCAATCAATGAACCCGCTCTTTTATTTTCTGAAAACAGCAATTCGAGATCATTGTCGTCAAGTGTAATGTCGCTATTTTCGATAATGGCTTTGCCGATATGGTAATTAAATTTTAAAAAATCGTTTACACTGACTTTCTTACCTTTGTTTTTGAAATAGTAACCGACTACAGAAGTTCCACT of Deltaproteobacteria bacterium contains these proteins:
- a CDS encoding DNA adenine methylase → MFISQQAQTTLFGDAVKTHKLPKTQYLGSKERLVKWIFDNAPKDIEHFFDAFSGTSVVGYYFKNKGKKVSVNDFLKFNYHIGKAIIENSDITLDDNDLELLFSENKRAGSLIEDVFTDVFFERDQARFLDNFRANVNLLDNEYKKSLALTVMNRALTRKVLLGHFAHLSALRYSKDPLRVKRNPTIARPIKDLFFELLPEYNNAVFDNGKENEVYCEDTIQLIPKLKNIDLVYFDPPYYGCHPDYQAFYHFLETFVEYWKDKEFVNGTKQYFPKKESGFVRKEETIDSFKKLFAASAHIPYWLISYNSESYPEKETMIELISRHKKVKVFEHEYQNHYGGKGSKKGTKEYLFYCYE